Proteins encoded together in one Triticum dicoccoides isolate Atlit2015 ecotype Zavitan chromosome 7B, WEW_v2.0, whole genome shotgun sequence window:
- the LOC119339960 gene encoding phosphatidylglycerol--prolipoprotein diacylglyceryl transferase-like has protein sequence MTSTPAGDVLPALPPIRKRAAVADPTPDHASASTTTVPEAEPLPAPVAAEEEVVAESRTPAAVADEEEEEEEEEEPRTPTSEESKLRPPTECPGAPRKPVALVGTRPSPKRPLRFFDVPRDLSAVFMALPPKKRIRAPPCLVAFRPRCGTAWGHGSAL, from the coding sequence ATGACCTCTACACCCGCGGGCGACGTCCTGCCGGCGCTGCCGCCGATCAGGAAGAGGGCGGCGGTGGCCGATCCTACGCCTGACCACGCATCGGCCTCGACGACGACGGTGCCGGAAGCGGAGCCCCTGCCGGCTCCcgtggcggcggaggaagaggtggTGGCGGAGTCCCGGACGCCGGCTGCGGTggcggacgaagaggaggaggaggaggaggaggaggagcccagGACACCGACTTCGGAGGAGAGCAAGCTCCGGCCGCCGACCGAGTGCCCCGGCGCGCCGAGGAAGCCCGTGGCTTTGGTCGGTACGAGGCCATCGCCGAAGCGGCCGCTGCGCTTCTTCGACGTCCCGCGCGACCTCTCCGCCGTGTTCATGGCGCTGCCGCCCAAGAAGCGGATCCGCGCTCCGCCATGCCTAGTCGCCTTCCGCCCGAGGTGCGGGACCGCGTGGGGCCATGGATCGGCGCTGTAG
- the LOC119339683 gene encoding uncharacterized protein LOC119339683: MHDEMGRELLLCINDANVALSHPPGGALSERTLRSTMEKFKKRFHKMAAMLSCHGAQSSDVYAPGSRAARANKRRYVQNEEDIEEEVNEEEPTHHDEHEYDATHQEDHEYDVDAPQPSQVTQPTQGNARSKKGKAIAKTPGQKGRKKIWNTQFHSPEYPHQFMPTGMQRYKSNNDAEAEEASEEEEHEASEEEEHTLADIVKRGRKK, from the exons ATGCATGACGAAATG GGCAGAGAGTTGCTTCTGTGCATCAACGATGCCAATGTTGCACTGAGTCATCCACCTGGTGGTGCATTATCTGAGAGGACTCTTAGGAGCACGATGGAG AAGTTCAAGAAGCGGTTCCATAAGATGGCAGCTATGCTTTCTTGCCATGGTGCTCAGTCCAGTGACGTGTATGCACCTGGTAGCCGCGCCGCCAGAGCTAATAAACGGCGTTATGTCCAGAACGAAGAGGACATAGAGGAGGAGGTCAATGAAGAGGAGCCAACACATCATGATGAGCATGAGTatgatgcaacacatcaagaggatcatgagtatgatgttgatgctccacaaccatcACAGGTTACACAACCGACACAAGGCAATGCCCGCTCTAAAAAAGGCAAAGCAATAGCTAAGACACCGGGCCAGAAAGGTAGAAAGAAGATATGGAacactcaattccatagtccggagtatccTCATCAATTTATGCCTACGGGAATGCAAAGATATAAGTCCAACAATGATGCGGAGGCGGAGGAGGCTAGCGAAGAGGAGGAGCATGAGGCTAGCGAAGAGGAGGAGCATACACTTGCAGACATCGTGAAGAGAGGAAGGAAGAAGTGA